A stretch of Sulfitobacter sp. THAF37 DNA encodes these proteins:
- the tig gene encoding trigger factor, which produces MQVTETLNEGLKRGYAIKLTADELDAKVNEKLAEAQPDVEMKGFRKGKVPLALLKKQFGQRVMGEAMQESIDGAMNEHFEKSGDRPAMQPEVKMTNEDWKEGDDVEVAMTYEALPEIPEIDMSKIKLEKLVVKADDAAIDEALKNLAETAQDFKSRKKGAKAKDGDQVVMDFVGKVDGEAFEGGSAEDYPLVLGSNSFIPGFEEQLVGVKAGEEKAVTVSFPDDYQAEHLKGKEAVFDCTIKDVKEPVAAEINDELATKFGSEDLEGLKKQIAERLEAEYAGASRAVMKRGLLDELDKMVSFDLPPSLVEAEAGQIAHQLWHEDNPDVQGHDHPEIETTEEHKKLAERRVRLGLLLAEIGQKAEVEVSDAEMTQAIMNQARQYPGQERQFFEFVQQNQQMQQQLRAPLFEDKVVDHIAEQAKVDEKEVSKEELQKAVESLDDE; this is translated from the coding sequence ATGCAGGTCACCGAGACACTGAACGAAGGTCTGAAACGCGGCTATGCCATCAAGCTGACGGCGGACGAACTGGACGCCAAGGTCAACGAGAAGCTGGCAGAGGCACAGCCCGACGTCGAGATGAAGGGCTTTCGCAAGGGCAAGGTGCCGCTGGCGCTGCTGAAGAAGCAATTCGGTCAGCGGGTGATGGGCGAAGCGATGCAGGAAAGCATCGACGGCGCCATGAACGAGCACTTTGAAAAGTCCGGCGACCGTCCCGCGATGCAGCCCGAGGTCAAGATGACCAACGAGGACTGGAAGGAAGGCGACGATGTCGAGGTCGCGATGACCTACGAGGCGCTGCCCGAGATCCCCGAGATCGACATGTCCAAGATCAAGCTGGAAAAGCTGGTGGTGAAGGCCGACGACGCCGCCATCGACGAGGCGCTGAAGAACCTGGCCGAGACCGCGCAGGATTTCAAATCCCGCAAGAAAGGCGCCAAGGCCAAGGACGGCGACCAGGTCGTGATGGATTTCGTCGGCAAGGTGGACGGCGAAGCCTTCGAAGGCGGCTCGGCGGAAGATTATCCGCTGGTGCTGGGCTCCAACTCCTTCATCCCCGGCTTCGAAGAGCAGTTGGTCGGCGTGAAGGCGGGTGAGGAAAAGGCAGTCACCGTCAGTTTCCCCGACGACTACCAGGCCGAGCATCTCAAGGGCAAGGAAGCCGTCTTTGACTGCACCATCAAGGACGTCAAGGAACCCGTCGCGGCGGAAATCAACGACGAACTGGCGACCAAATTCGGGTCCGAGGATCTGGAAGGACTGAAAAAGCAGATCGCGGAACGTCTTGAGGCGGAATATGCCGGTGCCTCCCGCGCGGTCATGAAGCGCGGCCTGCTGGATGAGCTGGACAAGATGGTCAGCTTCGATCTGCCGCCTTCGCTGGTGGAAGCCGAGGCAGGCCAGATCGCGCATCAACTGTGGCACGAGGACAACCCGGACGTCCAGGGTCACGACCATCCCGAGATCGAGACCACGGAAGAGCACAAGAAGCTGGCGGAACGCCGGGTGCGTCTTGGCCTGCTGCTGGCCGAGATCGGTCAGAAGGCCGAGGTCGAAGTGTCGGATGCCGAGATGACTCAGGCGATCATGAACCAGGCGCGTCAGTACCCGGGTCAGGAACGCCAGTTCTTTGAATTCGTGCAGCAGAACCAGCAGATGCAGCAGCAGCTGCGCGCCCCGCTGTTCGAGGACAAGGTTGTCGACCACATCGCCGAACAGGCGAAAGTGGACGAAAAAGAAGTCTCAAAGGAAGAGCTTCAGAAGGCGGTCGAGTCGCTCGACGACGAATAA
- a CDS encoding nitroreductase, producing MELDQAMLERRSVRGFTRDPVPRALLEEIIALALRAPSSMNTQPWHLHVLTGEPLEKVREGNSTRMLDGVPPQREISDHGSYEGVHRDRQVEIAKQLFGAMGIAREDKERRQDWVMRGFRQFDAPVSIVVCFDKSLTERGTIAHFDLGAVTYGLVLAAWSRGLGTVINGQGIMQSPVVREHAQIPEDQVILTCVAMGWPDDSFSANAVRSTRREVAEVARFVGFD from the coding sequence ATGGAACTGGATCAGGCCATGCTGGAGCGGCGCAGCGTCCGGGGGTTCACCAGGGACCCGGTTCCGCGCGCGCTGCTGGAAGAGATCATCGCGCTTGCCCTGCGCGCGCCGTCGTCGATGAACACGCAGCCTTGGCATTTGCACGTGCTGACGGGAGAACCGCTGGAAAAGGTGCGCGAGGGCAATTCCACCCGGATGCTGGACGGTGTGCCGCCCCAGCGCGAGATCAGCGACCACGGCAGCTACGAGGGGGTCCATCGTGACCGGCAGGTCGAGATCGCCAAGCAGCTCTTCGGCGCCATGGGCATCGCGCGCGAGGACAAGGAGCGGCGGCAGGACTGGGTGATGCGCGGATTTCGGCAGTTCGATGCGCCGGTGTCCATCGTGGTCTGTTTCGACAAGAGCCTGACGGAGCGGGGGACGATCGCCCATTTCGATCTGGGCGCCGTGACCTATGGTCTGGTCCTCGCCGCCTGGAGCAGGGGGCTGGGCACGGTCATCAACGGGCAGGGGATCATGCAATCGCCCGTGGTGCGCGAACATGCGCAGATCCCCGAAGATCAGGTGATCCTGACCTGCGTCGCGATGGGCTGGCCCGACGACAGCTTTTCCGCCAATGCGGTGCGGTCGACCCGGCGGGAGGTGGCAGAGGTCGCGCGGTTTGTCGGTTTCGACTGA
- a CDS encoding calcium/sodium antiporter — protein MIDLLLIATGFAGLLLGGNWLVDGAVGLATRWGVSPLVIGLTLVGFGTSMPELVTSVQAALAGSPGIAMGNVIGSNIANILLILGLTCALSPMAVARGTLTRDGMVMLGATLATLALVLWGSIDRPLGLLLVAGLALYLFTALRRNDPSAEFEAAPAPPLWRAALGVLAGLIVTILAARALVSGAVSLAAAWGVTEALIGVTIVAVGTSLPELVTSLVAARKGQADMAFGNVIGSNIFNVLGILGVTALVRPMQVPAQFITLDVWVMAAAAVAVLIMGATGRRISRGEGAALLAGYAAYTGLLILG, from the coding sequence ATGATTGACCTTCTGCTTATCGCCACCGGCTTTGCGGGGCTTCTTCTGGGCGGCAACTGGCTTGTGGACGGCGCGGTGGGTCTGGCCACCCGCTGGGGGGTCTCCCCCCTCGTGATCGGGCTGACGCTGGTGGGGTTCGGCACATCCATGCCCGAGCTTGTCACCTCGGTCCAGGCGGCGCTGGCCGGATCTCCCGGTATCGCGATGGGCAACGTGATCGGCAGCAACATCGCCAACATCCTGCTGATTCTCGGGCTGACCTGTGCGCTCAGCCCGATGGCGGTGGCACGGGGCACACTGACACGCGACGGCATGGTGATGCTGGGCGCGACACTGGCGACCCTGGCGCTGGTGCTCTGGGGCAGCATCGACCGCCCGCTGGGGCTGCTGCTGGTCGCCGGTCTGGCGCTGTACCTGTTCACGGCCCTGCGCCGCAATGACCCCTCTGCCGAATTCGAGGCCGCACCCGCCCCGCCGCTCTGGCGTGCCGCGCTCGGGGTGCTGGCCGGTCTCATCGTGACGATCCTCGCCGCGCGGGCTTTGGTGAGCGGCGCGGTCTCTCTGGCCGCCGCCTGGGGGGTGACCGAAGCACTGATCGGCGTGACCATCGTGGCCGTCGGCACGTCCCTGCCCGAACTGGTGACGTCCCTTGTCGCGGCGCGCAAGGGACAGGCCGACATGGCCTTCGGGAACGTCATCGGCAGCAATATCTTCAACGTGCTGGGCATCCTCGGCGTCACCGCACTGGTCCGGCCGATGCAGGTGCCGGCGCAATTCATCACGCTGGACGTCTGGGTCATGGCGGCCGCCGCGGTGGCGGTCCTGATCATGGGGGCCACCGGGCGGCGGATCAGCCGGGGCGAAGGTGCCGCCCTGCTGGCAGGCTATGCCGCCTACACCGGGCTGCTGATCCTCGGTTGA
- a CDS encoding transglycosylase SLT domain-containing protein encodes MLYKARRAALAVLCAAAVSACSAAPQVQEPPRPAIPLHANETPELRQKINFWADHYDLPRPLVHRLAIRESTHNPKARNGPYYGLLQILPATARSMGFRGAPSDLLDADTNLEYALKYLRGAWLLSDGDHATAIKWYARGYYYEAKRRGMLVETGLRDG; translated from the coding sequence ATGCTTTATAAAGCCCGTCGTGCCGCACTGGCCGTGCTCTGTGCCGCTGCTGTCTCTGCCTGTTCCGCGGCCCCGCAGGTGCAGGAGCCCCCCCGCCCGGCCATTCCGCTGCATGCCAACGAAACGCCCGAACTGCGGCAGAAAATCAACTTCTGGGCAGACCATTACGACCTGCCGCGCCCGCTGGTCCACCGGCTGGCGATCCGCGAAAGCACCCACAACCCCAAGGCGCGCAATGGCCCTTACTACGGCCTGTTGCAGATCCTGCCCGCCACCGCCCGGTCGATGGGGTTCAGGGGCGCACCTTCCGATCTGCTGGATGCCGATACCAATCTTGAGTATGCGCTGAAATACCTGCGCGGGGCCTGGCTGCTGTCGGACGGCGACCACGCGACCGCGATCAAATGGTACGCACGCGGCTACTACTACGAAGCCAAGCGCCGGGGCATGCTGGTGGAAACCGGTCTGCGCGACGGCTGA
- a CDS encoding ABC-F family ATP-binding cassette domain-containing protein — protein sequence MSLITINALGVTLGAPLFSDLSFTLSKGDRLGLVAANGRGKTTLLHCLAGLADPTTGDITRARGLRVGVVAQDLPQDALDQTLYDRVLAALPAEQADYDGWRVDMVLADLQVPHDLQQRPLRDLSGGWRRTAMLAAAWITEPDVLLLDEPTNHLDLRRIGLLQDWLAALPRDVAVVVTSHDRAFLDAATSRTLFLRAERSRMFQLSFTAARAALEAADAADERRFANDLNKAQQLRRQAAKLKNIGINSGSDLLVVKTRQLNERAARMEATARPAHQDRGAGDIRLANSGTHAKALITLDDVEVETPDRVPLYRTGRKWILPGDRVVLLGANGTGKTRLMQMIQRALDGSDSPVKCAPSVVAAVSDQHLAQLRDGDTPIAAVTRGFDIGDQRARDVLAGAGVEIGMQNRKIGALSGGQKARLAMLILRLKNPNFYLLDEPTNHLDIEGQEALEDELIAHEASCLLVSHDRSFLRRVGTRFWWIRGRKLEEVDSPEPFLATQMATGG from the coding sequence ATGTCACTCATCACCATCAACGCTTTGGGCGTCACCCTTGGCGCACCCCTTTTCTCTGACCTTTCTTTCACATTGTCCAAGGGCGACCGGCTGGGCCTGGTCGCCGCCAACGGGCGGGGCAAGACCACGTTGCTGCACTGCCTCGCCGGTCTGGCGGACCCAACCACCGGCGACATCACGCGCGCGCGGGGCCTGCGGGTCGGCGTTGTGGCGCAGGACCTGCCGCAGGACGCGCTGGACCAGACGCTGTACGACCGGGTTCTGGCGGCGCTACCGGCGGAACAGGCCGACTACGACGGCTGGCGGGTGGACATGGTTCTGGCCGATCTGCAAGTGCCCCATGACCTGCAGCAAAGGCCCCTGCGGGACCTGAGCGGCGGCTGGCGGCGCACGGCGATGCTGGCCGCGGCCTGGATCACCGAGCCGGACGTGCTGTTGCTGGATGAGCCGACCAACCATCTGGACCTGCGCCGCATCGGATTGCTGCAGGATTGGCTGGCCGCCCTGCCGCGCGATGTGGCGGTCGTGGTCACATCGCATGATCGGGCGTTTCTGGATGCGGCGACCAGCCGGACCCTGTTCCTGCGCGCGGAACGGTCCCGCATGTTCCAGCTGTCCTTCACGGCGGCGCGGGCGGCGCTGGAGGCGGCGGATGCAGCCGATGAACGCCGCTTTGCCAATGATCTGAACAAGGCGCAGCAGCTGCGCAGGCAGGCCGCCAAGCTGAAGAACATCGGCATCAACTCCGGGTCGGACCTGTTGGTGGTCAAGACCAGGCAGTTGAACGAACGTGCCGCGCGGATGGAGGCCACCGCACGGCCCGCGCATCAGGACCGCGGCGCCGGGGATATCAGGCTGGCCAACAGCGGGACACATGCCAAGGCGCTGATTACATTGGACGATGTCGAGGTCGAGACCCCGGATCGCGTGCCTTTGTACCGCACCGGTCGGAAATGGATCCTGCCGGGGGATCGGGTTGTCCTGCTGGGCGCGAACGGCACCGGCAAGACACGGCTGATGCAGATGATCCAGCGCGCGCTGGACGGGTCGGACAGCCCGGTGAAATGCGCGCCTTCGGTCGTTGCGGCCGTGTCAGATCAGCATCTGGCCCAGCTGCGGGACGGAGATACGCCGATCGCCGCCGTCACCCGCGGCTTCGACATCGGGGATCAGCGGGCCCGCGACGTGCTGGCGGGCGCCGGGGTGGAGATCGGGATGCAGAACAGGAAGATCGGCGCGCTGTCGGGCGGGCAGAAGGCGCGGCTGGCCATGCTGATCCTGCGGCTGAAGAACCCCAACTTCTACCTGCTGGATGAACCCACGAACCACCTGGACATCGAGGGGCAGGAGGCGCTGGAAGATGAACTGATCGCCCATGAGGCGTCCTGCCTGCTGGTCAGCCACGACCGCAGTTTCCTGCGCCGGGTCGGAACGCGGTTCTGGTGGATACGGGGCAGGAAGCTGGAAGAGGTCGACAGCCCGGAGCCGTTCCTGGCCACGCAGATGGCCACAGGCGGGTAG
- the rplI gene encoding 50S ribosomal protein L9, translating into MQVILLERVAKLGQMGEVVEVKPGFARNFLLPQGKALSASKANVEAFEARKSQLEAENLETKKEAEKLADQLNGQQFVVIRSASDAGALYGSVTTRDASDTITEGGFTIDRRQVVLSAPIKELGLHDVQIVLHPEVDATVQLNVARSPEEAELQASGKSIQELAAEEEAAAEFEIQELFDDIGAAQLDELETEVEQQTDQPAVQEKDELDAKLSGDQEDTAGRG; encoded by the coding sequence ATGCAAGTCATCCTTCTGGAACGTGTCGCCAAACTGGGTCAGATGGGCGAAGTTGTCGAGGTGAAGCCCGGCTTCGCACGCAACTTCCTGCTGCCCCAGGGCAAGGCGCTGTCGGCCTCCAAGGCCAACGTCGAAGCCTTCGAAGCGCGCAAGTCGCAGCTTGAGGCCGAGAACCTGGAGACCAAGAAAGAAGCCGAAAAGCTGGCCGACCAGTTGAACGGTCAGCAGTTCGTCGTGATTCGCTCCGCCTCGGACGCGGGCGCGCTCTACGGCTCCGTCACCACCCGTGACGCGTCGGACACCATCACCGAAGGCGGTTTCACCATCGACCGCCGCCAGGTCGTGCTGAGCGCACCGATCAAGGAGCTGGGCCTGCACGACGTGCAGATCGTCCTGCACCCCGAGGTCGACGCGACCGTGCAGCTGAACGTCGCCCGCTCGCCCGAAGAGGCCGAGCTTCAGGCCTCCGGCAAGTCCATTCAGGAACTCGCCGCCGAGGAAGAAGCGGCAGCCGAGTTCGAAATCCAGGAGCTGTTCGACGACATCGGCGCAGCACAGCTGGACGAGCTGGAAACCGAAGTCGAGCAACAGACCGACCAGCCTGCCGTGCAGGAAAAGGACGAGCTGGACGCGAAACTGTCCGGCGATCAGGAAGACACCGCAGGCCGCGGCTGA
- the rpsR gene encoding 30S ribosomal protein S18 has product MAAKPFFRRRKVCPFSGDNAPAIDYKDTRLLQRYISERGKIVPSRITAVSAKKQRELARAIKRARFLALLPYAVK; this is encoded by the coding sequence ATGGCTGCAAAACCATTTTTCCGCCGTCGCAAGGTCTGCCCCTTCTCGGGCGACAATGCCCCTGCGATCGACTACAAGGACACCCGTCTGCTGCAACGCTACATTTCCGAGCGTGGCAAGATCGTCCCGTCCCGCATCACCGCAGTTTCTGCGAAAAAGCAGCGTGAACTGGCCCGTGCCATCAAACGCGCCCGCTTCCTCGCCCTGCTGCCCTACGCCGTCAAGTAA
- the rpsF gene encoding 30S ribosomal protein S6: MPLYEHVMIARQDLSNTQAEGLIEHFGTVLSDNGGKLVDSEYWGVKTMAYKINKNRKGHYAFLRSDAPAPAVQEMERLMRLHDDVMRVLTIKVDEHAELPSVQMQKRDERSDRRERR; the protein is encoded by the coding sequence ATGCCGCTATATGAGCATGTCATGATCGCGCGTCAGGATCTGTCCAACACGCAAGCCGAAGGCCTGATCGAACATTTTGGCACCGTCCTGTCCGACAACGGCGGGAAACTCGTCGACAGCGAGTACTGGGGCGTCAAGACGATGGCCTACAAGATCAACAAGAACCGCAAGGGCCACTACGCCTTCCTGCGCTCGGATGCACCCGCACCGGCCGTTCAGGAGATGGAGCGCCTGATGCGCCTGCACGACGACGTCATGCGCGTCCTGACCATCAAGGTCGACGAACACGCCGAACTGCCGTCGGTGCAGATGCAAAAGCGGGACGAGCGTTCCGACCGCCGCGAACGCCGTTGA
- a CDS encoding MATE family efflux transporter, with product MSNSARNSFTHGLLGPIFARTALPIILVMGMNGLLAVADAVFLGRFVGADALSAVMLTFPLYMVIVALATLVSSGMSSILARRIGAGDKTGAARVFVGAHGLSVLISVLLIAGYLLAGRSLTLALASGSVALADMGRTYLGITVFMSPLIFLLSVNSDALRNEGRVGLMAAMSVLVALSNIGFNYLLIAQLGWGVAGSAIGTALAQLLALCIIAGFRVTGRTDLRPGLLLRHPPTADWGRILALGAPQSLNFIGISLSSAAVIVALQLVDTPTYETTVAAFGIMTRVMTFAFLPLLGLTHALQTIVGNNYGAGALARSDQGLRIGLGAALGYCMTMQAAFLTMPDTIARLFVSDAQVIAEFARILPVNTAMLWLSGPLIVIAAYFQAVGDATRAALLGLTKSYAFGLPLLLCLPALLGERGIWLAGPLAEGLMALLTMAVLHRTVAVRGLRWGLFAAPRGAPPA from the coding sequence ATGTCGAACTCTGCCCGAAATTCCTTTACTCATGGGCTGCTTGGCCCGATCTTTGCCCGCACCGCCCTGCCGATCATCCTGGTGATGGGCATGAACGGCCTGCTGGCTGTCGCGGATGCCGTCTTTCTCGGGCGGTTCGTGGGCGCGGACGCGCTCTCTGCCGTCATGCTGACCTTTCCGCTCTATATGGTGATCGTGGCGCTTGCGACACTGGTTTCCAGCGGCATGTCCAGCATTCTGGCACGCCGGATCGGCGCCGGGGACAAGACCGGCGCCGCCCGCGTCTTTGTCGGGGCGCACGGGCTTTCTGTGTTGATCAGCGTGCTGCTCATCGCGGGGTATCTGCTGGCAGGGCGCAGCCTGACGCTGGCGCTGGCGTCCGGCTCGGTGGCGCTGGCAGACATGGGCCGGACCTACCTCGGCATCACGGTTTTCATGTCGCCGCTGATCTTCCTGCTTTCGGTCAACTCCGACGCGCTGCGCAACGAGGGCCGCGTGGGGTTGATGGCGGCGATGAGCGTCCTGGTCGCCCTGTCCAACATCGGCTTCAACTACCTGCTGATCGCACAGTTGGGATGGGGGGTCGCGGGGTCGGCCATCGGCACGGCGCTGGCGCAGTTGCTGGCGCTGTGCATCATCGCCGGTTTTCGCGTGACGGGCCGCACCGACCTGCGGCCCGGCCTGCTGCTGCGCCACCCGCCGACCGCCGACTGGGGGCGCATCCTGGCGCTGGGTGCGCCGCAAAGCCTGAACTTCATCGGCATCTCGCTCAGCTCGGCCGCGGTGATCGTGGCGCTGCAACTGGTCGACACCCCGACCTATGAAACCACCGTCGCAGCCTTCGGGATCATGACCCGTGTGATGACATTCGCCTTTCTGCCGCTGCTGGGGCTGACCCACGCGCTGCAGACGATCGTGGGCAACAACTATGGCGCGGGTGCCCTGGCGCGGTCCGATCAGGGGCTTCGCATCGGTCTGGGCGCGGCCCTGGGCTATTGCATGACGATGCAGGCGGCCTTCCTGACCATGCCCGACACCATCGCCCGGCTGTTCGTGTCCGACGCGCAGGTCATCGCGGAATTCGCCCGCATCCTGCCGGTCAATACCGCGATGCTGTGGCTGAGTGGCCCGTTGATCGTGATCGCGGCCTATTTCCAGGCGGTGGGTGACGCCACCCGCGCGGCACTGCTGGGCCTGACCAAAAGCTACGCGTTCGGCCTGCCCCTGCTGCTCTGCCTGCCCGCCCTGCTGGGCGAGCGCGGCATCTGGCTGGCCGGGCCGCTGGCGGAGGGGCTGATGGCGCTGCTGACAATGGCGGTGCTGCACCGCACGGTGGCGGTACGCGGCCTGCGCTGGGGCCTGTTCGCGGCGCCGCGCGGCGCGCCTCCGGCCTGA
- a CDS encoding YceI family protein, with protein sequence MKNLMFATALVLGATGTTAALAAEKYTLDPSHSQVMFNYEHLGFSTTYGIFSGFEGEIMFDQEDPAASSVTVSMPVMSMFTGWEQRKDHFMSDEFFGAQEGDMITFTSTGIEVTGEDTALITGDLTMNDVTKSVVLDAKLNQMGDHPQEGKPWAGFDATTTIVRSDFDLGAFAPYVGDEVQVNISVEAMKAE encoded by the coding sequence ATGAAGAACCTTATGTTCGCCACCGCACTTGTCCTTGGCGCAACCGGCACGACAGCTGCGCTGGCCGCCGAGAAATACACGCTCGACCCCAGCCACTCGCAGGTCATGTTCAACTATGAACACCTGGGCTTTTCGACCACCTACGGCATCTTTTCCGGTTTCGAGGGAGAGATCATGTTCGATCAGGAAGACCCTGCGGCGTCTTCCGTCACGGTGTCCATGCCGGTGATGTCGATGTTCACCGGCTGGGAGCAGCGCAAGGACCACTTCATGTCCGATGAATTCTTCGGCGCGCAGGAGGGGGACATGATCACCTTTACCTCCACCGGGATCGAGGTCACGGGCGAGGATACGGCACTGATCACCGGTGACTTGACCATGAACGACGTGACGAAGTCGGTCGTGCTGGACGCGAAGCTGAACCAGATGGGCGATCACCCGCAGGAGGGCAAGCCCTGGGCCGGGTTCGACGCGACCACCACCATCGTGCGCTCGGACTTCGACCTGGGGGCCTTTGCGCCTTACGTCGGCGACGAGGTGCAGGTGAATATCTCTGTCGAGGCGATGAAGGCCGAGTGA
- a CDS encoding cytochrome b/b6 domain-containing protein yields MPLTNTQIRYGAVSKTFHWLTALLILTLIVLGLVAEDLPYATDAELARKAWMFSLHKTLGVLVFFVALARIIWALSQPKPGLLNADRKAESFLADLVHWLLYGSLVIVPLSGWIAHAAASGFAPIWWPFGQSLPLVPKSTAVEHAAAAVHYVAGRLLIGAILLHVAGALKHHLVDRDGTLRRMLPGEAALGPLPQQDTGRAPAVTAVVIWGAALALALTTAPSDETPDTSAPALGQVASEWQVQEGSIAIAVTQFGSVVEGGFADWTADISFDETDDTGVVGEVTATISIPSLSLGSVTKQAMGADFFDAETHPTATFTGDIRHASDGYEAAGTLTIKGNAVPLTMPFLLSLDGDTAEMRSDLTLDRRDFGIGDNMPKEDSLAFAVDVAIRLTARRAGADDEP; encoded by the coding sequence ATGCCCCTGACCAACACGCAGATACGATACGGCGCCGTCAGCAAGACCTTTCACTGGCTGACCGCGCTGCTGATCCTCACATTGATCGTGCTCGGCCTTGTCGCCGAGGACCTGCCCTATGCCACCGACGCCGAACTGGCGCGCAAGGCCTGGATGTTCTCGCTGCACAAGACACTGGGGGTGCTGGTGTTCTTCGTGGCCCTCGCCCGCATCATCTGGGCGCTGAGCCAGCCGAAACCGGGGCTGCTGAACGCGGACCGCAAGGCCGAGAGCTTTCTCGCCGACCTGGTCCATTGGCTGCTCTACGGGTCGCTGGTCATCGTGCCGCTGTCGGGCTGGATCGCCCATGCCGCCGCGTCGGGCTTTGCCCCGATCTGGTGGCCCTTCGGCCAGTCCCTGCCGCTGGTGCCGAAATCCACGGCCGTCGAACATGCCGCCGCCGCGGTCCATTACGTCGCGGGGCGTCTGCTGATCGGTGCGATCCTGCTGCATGTCGCGGGCGCGCTGAAACATCACCTTGTCGACCGCGACGGCACCCTGCGGCGGATGCTGCCGGGCGAAGCCGCGCTTGGCCCCCTGCCGCAGCAGGACACGGGCCGTGCCCCCGCCGTCACCGCCGTCGTGATCTGGGGCGCCGCCCTGGCGCTTGCCCTGACCACCGCACCATCGGACGAGACGCCGGACACGTCCGCGCCAGCCCTCGGGCAGGTGGCGTCGGAATGGCAGGTCCAGGAGGGCAGCATCGCCATCGCCGTGACGCAGTTCGGCTCGGTGGTCGAGGGTGGCTTTGCCGACTGGACCGCCGACATCAGCTTCGATGAAACCGACGACACCGGTGTCGTGGGAGAGGTCACAGCGACCATCTCCATCCCCTCGCTGTCGCTGGGGTCCGTGACCAAGCAGGCCATGGGCGCGGACTTCTTCGACGCAGAAACCCACCCCACCGCCACATTCACCGGCGACATCCGCCACGCGAGCGACGGCTACGAGGCGGCGGGCACCCTGACGATCAAGGGCAACGCGGTGCCGCTGACCATGCCGTTCCTGCTGTCGCTCGACGGCGACACCGCCGAGATGCGGTCCGATCTGACGCTGGACCGGCGCGATTTCGGCATCGGGGACAACATGCCCAAGGAAGACAGCCTGGCCTTTGCCGTGGATGTCGCGATCAGGCTGACGGCCCGGCGCGCAGGCGCGGACGACGAGCCATAG
- the fabD gene encoding ACP S-malonyltransferase: MSIAFVFPGQGAQAVGMGKALADSYPQARAIFDAVDEALGEKLSTLIWEGDAEALTLTENAQPALMATSMAALAAMQVEGIDLGRASFVAGHSLGEYSALCAAGTLSLADTARLLRIRGRAMQAAVPVGQGAMAAVLGLDAEAAAKVAAEAAQGDVCQLANENDPSQNVLSGSKAAIDRAVVLAKEAGAKRALPLPVSAPFHCALMQPAADEMARALAEVEMKDPSVPLVANVLAESVTDAARIRDLLVEQVTGRVRWRTSVEWMAAQGVTEFWEIGAGKALSGMIRRIAKDSTCRAVGTPEDVAALKDT, translated from the coding sequence ATGAGTATCGCATTCGTATTTCCGGGCCAGGGCGCCCAGGCCGTCGGGATGGGCAAGGCGCTGGCGGACAGCTATCCGCAGGCGCGGGCGATCTTTGATGCCGTGGACGAGGCGCTGGGGGAGAAGCTGTCGACGCTGATCTGGGAAGGCGATGCCGAGGCGCTGACCCTCACCGAGAATGCGCAGCCCGCGCTTATGGCGACGTCGATGGCGGCGCTGGCGGCGATGCAGGTCGAGGGGATCGACCTGGGCCGCGCGTCGTTTGTCGCGGGGCATTCGCTGGGGGAATATTCGGCGCTTTGTGCCGCGGGCACCCTGTCGCTGGCCGATACCGCGCGGCTGCTGCGCATCAGGGGGCGCGCGATGCAGGCCGCCGTGCCGGTGGGCCAGGGCGCGATGGCCGCGGTGCTGGGGCTGGACGCCGAAGCTGCCGCGAAAGTGGCGGCGGAGGCCGCGCAGGGCGATGTCTGCCAGCTGGCGAACGAGAACGACCCCAGTCAGAATGTGCTGTCGGGCAGCAAGGCGGCGATCGACCGCGCGGTGGTGCTGGCCAAGGAGGCGGGCGCCAAGCGCGCGCTGCCGCTGCCGGTGTCGGCACCGTTCCACTGCGCCCTGATGCAGCCCGCGGCCGACGAGATGGCCCGCGCCCTGGCCGAGGTCGAGATGAAGGACCCCTCGGTGCCGCTGGTCGCCAATGTTCTGGCCGAGAGCGTGACCGACGCGGCCCGGATCCGCGACCTGCTGGTCGAACAGGTGACGGGGCGGGTGCGCTGGCGGACCTCTGTGGAATGGATGGCGGCGCAGGGTGTGACCGAGTTCTGGGAAATCGGCGCGGGCAAGGCCCTGTCGGGCATGATCCGGCGCATCGCCAAGGACAGCACCTGCCGGGCGGTGGGGACGCCGGAGGATGTGGCGGCGCTGAAAGACACCTGA